A stretch of DNA from Electrophorus electricus isolate fEleEle1 chromosome 18, fEleEle1.pri, whole genome shotgun sequence:
ttttttttcctgcatgctTTGTAATTGCCTCAGAATTTTCTGGAAAAAGAGGTCTTGTTTCGATACTCTCTGGCTACCACAACACTGTCTGattcatttaaagaaatattcactactattcaaatatttttttcatattacCCTTTGAATAAATTCAAATGCAATTATGGAGGTTTatttgggggggaaaaacatgtatgcatgcaccaGTCTGTATGCTAATAGAAGAATGTATGCCATTACACTGAgaatcttttttctctctctttcacggctagcagttgttgttttttttttcttgttttttttcccgctGGCACAAAACCCGAAAGTATTTTTTCGGTTGGCTCGTGACATCCGGTTTCCAGGTTGTGCGCAGCGGCGTGAGCAACACTCACTAGGGTTGAAAAGGACGAGGAACTTGAGGCAGGCCATCTCTCTACGGTCCACTTGGAACAGCTGCAGACGACACGCCAGCTCCTGGGCCCTCTGCACGAGGCTGGAGAAGGTCGGCCCCGCCTCTGCCACCACGTCCGCCAGCTCCATCTGCAACACACCCGCACACTGAGTGGGAACGCGTCTGGCCACAGCCGTCTCTCCGTGATATGACGTTAGGCTCCGCGGTCTCCTCAGCTCACCTACAAACAGCTACAGGGGACGGTGGGACGGAAGGGCAGAGTCCCATTAGGAACGGCAATCGAGAAGGGTGGTGTAACAGGGAAGCCTCCCTATCATGGGGAGATTGTGTGTTTGATTCCCGATGATGCTACAGCCATCTGTGGCCATCTGAGAGAAGGTTGGCTCTCGGGGAGGTTTAGCTGATTACCGTGACACTGACCAATCGTGGGTGTCTGTGAGTTCATGCATCAGAGCATGCAGATCTTGGAATGTGTTACACCGCCCCCTGATGGTGCGTGAGCTGCAGCTTGAAAaggtgattggctgcatgtgccTCGAAGGAAGAACATGACAGCCCTCGCCTTCCCTGGTTGGTACCAGAGGCGTGACCTGGCGGGTGGGGATTGGCTACGGCTAAAATATGGAGAAAAACTGGGGGGAAATCTGAAAAAAAGGAATGCCGATGAACTTCATTTATGCTCCCACTATGATCACATTTCAACAGGGACCTTTCAAattctacattttcttttaactgAGTTTCATACTagaggaagcacacacacacgcacacagttcaTGGATTAAAGTAACAATTAATTCCTCTGTCTAGCTTAACTACTCCATTTAAAGAATGAGTGCAGTAATTTAAAGTTTACCTCTTGCCCAGTGATGAGTAGCACAGTACTCTCTCTCCCATGATGCACCTGTCTACAGATGTGATCAAGAAGCAGGAGTTCACTCCAGCAGTTATGCAGCAGTCGCATCTGATCTCCCACCTGTGTGAAACCGTGGGTAATGTAGTCTTAATAAATTGTTGTTACGATGTTACTACAATTGTATGACCCTCAGAGTAGCCACAAATGATATTCTGAGTATGAGTTGGTGCGTTGCTACTATAAACAGCACTTATAATCATTACACTTGCTGAAGCTTAAACTATCTGTTAATAATGGCAATTTTGTCTGGTAATGATGCTAACAACCAGGTTAATCATTGATTGAGTTAAAATTGCTTCAAACCACAGCACTAAAAATCATgttaaaattgcattaaaatatgGGCgaaatgtgctgtgttgtgGTGGGGTAATATTATGCAATATTAGGTTACCTAATATTGCATAATACTACCTAATACTGCCTAATAATACCTAATACTACATAATACTACTTAATACTGTGTAATATTTCACTGGTGTGCCTCTACTGGTGCTCTACATTTCTGATACGACTGATAAATTATCAGGTTTGAGCCAGGCACAGTACTTTTGgtatttattctgtatttatcaGCTACGCTTCACACAAAagtaaatgcaattaaaacatTATATGAACACAATAGAAACCTTATAAAAATGTAGGGAaaaaatatagatataaatCTAATATAAATCTACCACAAACCTATCTCATGGTTCGTCATATAAACAAGCAGAGGTCATAAAAAGGTcattgtgtggtggtgttaccTTTCTGGCACAAGTCTGTATTTATGACCACCAGACAATGACCTCCTGACCACACACCACTTTATcactctttatttctttctcctttATCCCTCTCCTTCTCAGGTTTTATGTTCTCTACCTCGATTTCGCGACAGTACATTTACTGTCTTATGTCCtattgctctcgctctctctctctctctctctgtgtacatTCCAATCACCCTAGTTGCTCCCTGTGAAGTGGACTGCACAAGGAATTCTGCCATTTTAAGGGAGATTCCAAACCACAGGGAGTAAAAACACTCAGTTCGAAGGGAACTTCAAACGGCGCAGGGAGTAGTGAATAACAGTTTATCACTATTCAGGAAGTTGACATGAAAGTTTACCCATCAGTCATTGCATGTCTTGTTAAGACATTCTGGCCATCTGATCCTGCTGGCTGGCAGATTATCGGAGAGCAGCAGATAATCAGGAATATGTCAGAGTTCACATATGTGTGAGTCTTTttaatattgaataaatatttgttgaACAATATCAATGATGTGGAAGGAAAGTTGCCAAATCAgccagaaaacaaaataatttgttaagTTTTACCTAGTTAGCAATAGATAATATTGGTTATTCTGAGGTAAATATTGACTATAGAAAGCTGTTTAGTCAACATCAAATATATTCAAGGGCACTGCTGAGGGGCCCTGTGGATTGACATGCAGCTCCTGTCTGGCGGGCCTTCTCACCTGCCTACTGATGCTGATCTGTGTTCGGAAGACCGAGCAAAACAGCAAATGGTGGTCGAACAGAACCAAAGCTGTCAGACACGTATATGAGCTACAGCAATGTGGACTAAATGAACATATCCAGAGACACATGTATGACCTGTATGAGTCTTATATCTGACCTGTACAGGACTCATTGGACCTCACATACACAACATGACACAAATCTTGACtcatttcgtgtgtgtgtgtgtgtgtgtgtgtgtgaaagtgtgtgtgtgtaagtgtgtgtgtgagaatgtgtgtttggtcctaATCttgatgtaaaaacaaaaatcacaatttAACATCcaaagatttttgttgtttggaaatatattaatacaaatCACTACAGGAAAACTACATGTACTCTACATTGCACCCTATACTACAAGGCACTACAGGTAGACTAAGGGTGCACTACAGGTACATTACAGGGCACTACAGGTATAATACAAGACACTACAGGTACATTACAGGGAACTACAGGTATAATACATGTACACTACAGGGCACTACAAGTACACTACCGGACACTACTGGTACATTACAGGGCATTACAGGTACATTACAGGGCACTACAGGTACACTACAGGGCACTACAGGTACATTACAGGGCACTACAGGTATAGTACGTGTACACTACAGGGCACTAGAGGTACATTACAGGGCATTACAGGTACACTACAGAGCGTTACAGGTACATTACAGGGCACTACATCTACATTACATTGCACTACAGGTACACTACAGGGCACTACAGGTACATTACAGGGCATTAAAGGTACACTACATCTACATTACAGGGCACTACAGGTACACTACCGGGCACTGCAGGTACATTACAGGTACATTACAGGGCACTACAGGTACATTACATGTACATTACAGGTACATTACAGGTACACTACATGTACACTACAGAGCACTACATGTACATTACAGGGCACTAAAGGTACATTGCATGTACACTACAGTGCAGTACAGGTACATTACAGGGCACTACAGGTATACTACATGTACACTACAGGGCACTACAGGTGCACTTCAGAACACTACAGGTACTTTACAGGGCACTACAAGGCACCACATGTACAGTATAGCGCAATACAGGTAGACTAAGGGTACACTACAGGTATACACCCTTAAACTGGTGGTTTAGTAATCCAACTGCAGTCTATAGTGATAGTGAGTGCTAAGTTCAAAAACACTTCAGTGGAAGAGACTCTACCTTTGATTTTCACTCTGTAACTATCTCAcatatgagcacacacacacacacacacacagattaaatgCACAATCAGGCAATCATCCCCAACTCTTTTTGTAGGTGCCTTGAGCAAGCTTTCGGCCATTTGGAACAATGCTTGCTGAAGATCCGGAGGAGCGGCAGACCTGAATTCCTGAGCTATCTGCAGTGTGGAATGTAATtaaacaggagagaaagagctgtgtgtgtgtgtgtgtgtgtgtgtgtgtgtgtgtgtgtgtgtgtgtgtgtgtgtgtgtgtgtgtgtgtgtgtgcatatgtgtgtgcttgcgtgtgtgtgtgtgtgtgtgtgtgtgtgtgtgtgtgtgtgtgtgtgtgtgtgcatgtgtatttttgggggcagcgtgtgtgtctgtgtgtgtgtgtgtgtttgggggagtgtgtgggtgtgtgtgtgcatacatgtttgTCCGCAAGAGTCAGCCTCTACCACATTCGCTCACTTTGGAATACTTTCTTACTCTATGTGCCTTGCAATCGAATAGTTACCATGGCTACATCCAAGAGGCTGAGCAAAATCTCTaatattgatttaaaaatacTGGAAATAGACAATACCTAacgtttcttttttcttttacaattttaaaaaatctttccaTACATGAGAAATCTAACTgtaaaatctgttttgttttctaacaTTCTAGCCTAAATGGAGTCTTCCTTTCTTTAAAGAGCAGTACATAAGATGCCACAACGCTGCTACACATGATAAAGAAACCTAACTGCAAGAATCCAGAGGCTCCCAAAGACAAGCCCTGCAAACGTGTTTGTATCAGTCTGTTCTACATAATGTATAACTTTTGTtatcacagaaacaacaaatctaTTGTGCTCTGCCTGACTCCCTGTGCAGACCTGTAACTGAGTTTCTAGTTAAGGGGCTCAGACAGCGCAGCGTCTGAAGCAAGGCCCAGGGAGAAGCTTCGGCAGGCCAACCGCCGTCCTGCACTGCCACGGCACATTTCACAGACGTGTGGCCAAAAACTCCGTCGGCCGGGTGGCTGGGAAGTTTGTTTTCCTCCCTTCACTGTCTAACATGCTGGATGGAGATGTGATCAGAATCTGCTACAACATCGCTCACTCCGCTTCTGCCACCTCAACTCTCACCACTACCTTTCGTGCAATCAACGTCTGCCACATTAACACTGCTCACTACCGTTCGTGCACTCCTAATCTGCTACATTAACTCTCACCACTACCTTTCGTGCAATCAATGTCTGCCACATTAACTCTCAACACTACCTTTCAAGTCGTTTGGGTCAGTAGTTACACGCGAACATTCAGTAATCAGCTGTCACGTTTAACCATATTTTTGCAGTAGCACAGTCAACACCAGCTTCATATCTAAATGTCTCCGTGTTCCCTTCACCCTATCGGCTGGATAATGCATTATCTGGCAACATGTTAGCCTGATTTCTGCATAACAAGCGGATCCAGGCAAGACAAAGCCCAGTGAAGAGGAATATTGAGCACTGTCTCTTAGAACGCAGGCAGGGACTCATGCATTGGGTTTTATGGGCTGTCAACATATACCACATATGTGTTGTatctttaatttattattttacttactTCATTATTTACTTTACTtctcattaataaaaatgtctgtaaatgtgATCAGTTTTCAACTGTCTCTGGGCAGGAATGAGACACGCAGGAGCACTGACCAAGATTTAAACTTTTACATAAAAcctaagtatatatatatatatatatatatatatatatatatatatatatatatatatatatatatatatatatatatatatatatatatatatatctctgaCACAAGTGATACAtataatgacaaaaaacaagatAGCATGAGGCCAGCTACTAGAACTATTTATAGATTATGATCATTCTTTAATTAAATAATCACAGTGCAGTGTGTTCATTCCATGCAGGAGCTACTCTTAGTGAGAAAGTAGACTGTCCAATGTATGTCGGTCTCACAGGTGGAACGACATCTCCTCCAGAGCTACTGAATCTACTGTCAGTGGTTTTCTTCATAATGAAATCGTGAGGGGATGCAAGATTTTGTTTacttaaatgtaattttcaaagTCTAaactaagcctaaccctaaaataagcctaaacctaaccctaaactaagcCAAACCCTGaactaagcctaaccctaaactaagcTAAACCCTAAACTAAGCTATACCCTAAACTAAGCCTTACCCTAAACTAAGTCAAACCCTAAACTAAGCCAAActctaaacaaaaagaaaagtaacCAACGTGTTTTAAACCTAAAATGAAAAgctgaataaaaacacaacttcTTTTCCTGAGAATTTAGGAAAATATACACAaactcacgcatgcacgcacacacacacacagacacacacacacacacacacacacacacacacacactgtacatagaTTACTTAGTTCTATTAAATGATGCTGAAGTCCCTAACTGTGCCTTCATGTTAAAGTACAAGTACTAGATCTATAGCGCAGGTCCAAACTACAAATTCAGCCGTATTTCATATGTGAATAAACCCGTATAGTcattcaaatacaaatgcacCTTGAGCTTATTATAGCAGCATACCTTCAGCTCTTTGAAGAAGATGCAACTTCTTGCCCATTCAACAATGGAAAACAATGTCTGGTCTGCCATGATGCACAGCAAGTTGAAGGGGCGGGACTTGTCCATCTTGCCCCGCCCACTCTGCTCCTGCTGCAGGTAGGCACAGATTTTCCCTCTCACCTGAGAGAGCCAAGTGTGGCAAAAGACCATAATGTCATATGGCAAACTGCACAGAGAAATTGGAGACAAATAATTGGAAAGCCTCTGAAAGGTGAAAATCATCTTAACTTGTGGTTTGAAATTGTGTCTAATGGTTTAAGTGCCCTTGGTGGTAGTGCCATTTCTCTCCGTGGACGGAGAACGAGACCGTGCAGTACCTGCTCTTCATCAGGCTCACAGCTCAGCAGCTCCAGCACGAGAGAAGGCACCGTCGGGTTCAGGGGGCTGGTCTGTGGTGAAGCAGGCAGGCACCCCTCGGGGTAGGGGTACCCCAAAGACGAGTCAGGGGAACAGGAATACGGGTCCGGGTGCTCCGCCTTAATGGAGCGACTGGCCAGGGCTGGGGTGGAGTACTGGTACTGAGCTGGGAAGGAGCCGTAGCTCTGCAGGGCCACTCCTAGGGATGGGGGGCAGATAGGGGGGCAGTCGTAGTCCGGAGGAGCGAGTGAGGGGGGAAGGAGGCCAGGGAGAGATCCCGGGAAGGGGTACTCCGTCTGGGTGGAGGGCACGAGAGGTGGGTTGGACTCCATCTTAAAGGCATTCGCTCGGATTAAAGCTCTTTTCTGCTGCTTTAGAGCTCGGTCCCGTTTGTACATGGGACCGAACTTATTCCTGCCCCCGCGCATGCGGTCAGCGCGAAccgctgagagagagagagagagagagagagaggggggggggggagttatTTTGCGTCTATGGATTGCATTATGATAAACTGAACTCGAGAGGAAATTAAATTAGGCtaggtttatttgtttaatataaaaCTCCTACCAACGTAAATTTCACTATGGTAATTCACACGTGTGACGAGAAAGCCAAGTTTAGGCATATTTTAACTTCAAGAAGACCAAGCAAAACAGCAGACGACCATTTCCCTTCATATGGACATTTTCCACGTTTGATTTTGTAAACACTCAGACGAAGCCCTGCATGAAGCTACGGGAGTCTTATCAGCGCCTCAGGAATGTGTCACACGCTCGCGGAAACAGGTGCTTCTTTGCACGGCGGCCTGGGAATCTCGTGCGCCGAACACACTAATACTGGGTGATGCTGAACATCATGTGCAGGCTCATACATCGAAAATCGGTAAAGGACATTCAAACACCAGGCCTACTGTACACACCACAAAGCGCGAATACAGAAAATATAACAGGCACATGTATTAGtatgaatatataattaaaatatagtattatagtaaatatatttatgaacgTTTTACGCTTTACATCTGGCATGTCAAAACATGTCCCACCAAAATTCTTCGCTACGATTTGTAACCCTTTTGTTTTAGAATTTCAATTTCGTTTCAGTTGCTTCTGCGCAGGAATTTTGCGGTAACAAAGCAGAATTATTTAAGTTGATTTGTGGCAATAACATTTGATATTTTGACATTTACCCCAATTTATATTGGGACTGGGGGTTGGGTGAGGATGCCTGTATGCTTATATATTTGTGctattttatgtaaaatatatatcataCCTTCTAATCTCATTCCGACGCTGAGGCATTTTTGAAAGCGGCAGAAAGGACACCGTTTCCGCTGTGTCTTGTCTATCCCACAGTCCTGATTCTGGCTGCAGGTgtatcttttattattttgaacCGTTCTCTTAAAAAATCCCTGAAAGGATTAGATTTGAGGTCAGCTTTGGCCAAAGAAAATCGTCTTGGTAACCAAAATAGTCACAAAAGTGCATTAGCTTTGACACAATAAAGCTAgtcaaaatgttcaaataatCATGGTTTGAAAAGAATATTTTGAATCAAGCAACCTAATGACCAGGTTACATGAACAAATAAAAGAGTGGTTATCCGAATATGGCAATATTAGGTCTTGTTATCATTTAACTGAGACAATTTAAAttttcatataaacaaataagaatGACATATTATCACGGCAAATGAATAGATACACGGCATACTTTGCAGCTCTCACAGGTAAGAAGCCCATAATGGTAGCCGGAAACCTTATCCCCACAGACAGGACACAGTTCCTCTAAGTCGTCCTCGTTTGTGAAGTCCATCCCCTTGACCCGCTCTTCCGAGACTGCGGAGGCAAATAGATGATATCAGActtaatatttctattttatttttgtctttaaatctGTTGGTGTGTTTTAGAGTGTTTTAAAGATAATCGTAAATGTGAGGCAATTGAGAAAATTACTCAAACCCGTATATGACCAAAACGATAAGGCCCTTAACGTCCAGCTCGAGATAAAGACGCTTTTCCACTAGGGGCTTGCCGTAAAAAAACTAATGTAGTGATGGGCTAGGCAGGGACCTTAACCAGTTCAActtaaaatacagtatacatCACTTACAATATAGTATACATCACTATAATTAAACACGCCAACAGAAGAAGAATATAGGCCTAACTGTGTAAAACATTTCTTGTCTGACTATAGGCATAACTGTCTAAACCAACTCAAGTCAtcactttaaatgtaaaatacaaatcGTTCGTATTTACCTTTGATTTTTCCTGAATAACTCCACGTTAAGGGCTAACAGCAATAGTCCAAAAGGTGTGCGACGTAGATGCTGACAGAGGTCTGGGCTACTGACGCACGCGTCTACTCTgtcgctctttctctttcacacacacatacacacacccacacccacacccacacacacccacaccctcacacacacacaccctcacagtCTAGCTTCTAAGCTGCCTCGAGAGGGGCTAACGAGGCACTCTTGTACCCTTTTAATATAGCTCATGTCATGTCGTAGGGATGTATGCAATCACGCCCATTTTAACCCcccacctctcacctctctctttctctctctctctctctctctctctctctctctctctctctctctctctctctctctctccctctctctctctctctctctctctctctctctctctctctctcttccatgtgcccgtgcacacagacactcacacacacgctctcacacaaacatactttcAGAATAAGCACTTCCTTTATAATATAATCGGGCTATCCTGTGTAATTTTATTGGATAATCGACCTTATTTAATATGTACAAATACAGCTTGGAAGTAGGCCTAATTATTTCAACGGCACAACGTATAAAACTAGCTGCTGTGGTTATTTagattaaagaaaataaaatgtgtcgATCTGAAATATTCGACGTCAGAgattttgcttaaaaaaagaagaaaagaggaacgCTAAAAAGCCCTTTGAGTTTGCCTTCTACATTATTTTCTCAAGGTCGTCCCAGCTATTAACAAATTGCGTCAAATGAGACACCATTCCTGATTACACGGttaatgattaaatataaacaACTTGATTAACAGAGTACAATCTCAATTACCAATTACTCAAATGTAgtattataaaacataaaaatatccCATAATAATCGTATGTAATGTAAAAAGTAGTAATGTCACGgaaggaaacatttttttccagccATTGTGATCTGTAGAACATTTTAATGTACGAGCTATATTCCAAGTTTGTAACCGAATCGAATAATTAGGCGAATCTTAACATTTCTcaacaacataaaataatacTTGGATTCGTACAGTTTTATAGAACTAGGCTACACTAGCTAAACCTTTGAACAACGGAAAATCATGTTTGAaaagtgtatttgttttgtaggCCCGTTTCGTGCTTCTAATAAACTATCCTGTTTACAGAAATGTCTTATGACATCTCAAAATATTTCGGACAAATTTCATTTCAACGGTAAtgttcataaaacaaaacaaaacaatacaaaaaaaccttttgtcACACGGTcaagtttgacatttttaatatatttttttttattaaggtGTGTGACCGCAGCGTACGTTATAGCTGGAAACAAGCTTCCGAAACAAGAAATAACCCCTGTCATGTAAAATCAATCTCTCCGCCCTTTTAAAACAGCACAggttattctgaaaaaaaaaaagtagcctAATCTAGTTTTCGCACTTATTTTGACACTGATCAAGTGAATACACCGAGGGGCTGTCAGAAGCTCTATACTTACCTTTTGCGTCTGCGTCCAGCATTGAATTCTCTGCGAAAACAGAATCGCTACCGTTTAACACTCGATGCTTCCCAACCTTCGGTTTGAATGAACTACTAGAATATGCTGCAGAGATCGACTGTCTAAGCTTCTATAAACTTATTAGCAGTTCAACTAACCTTTCTATCATCTTGTCCTGCGTCTCTAACTCACTTCTTCTAGGGCTTGTTACAATATTGGAGACGTCTTCATTGGACATCTCGTTCATGTGACAGCCCTCGAGATGATGATGCGCTGCCTCCCGTGCGCTATTGGAGCGTCGACCAATACCCAGTCTTGCTTTAATGAAGTCTGCTTGTTCAGATGCAGTTTATAAATACATCTAAGCAAATTGTCTGCTATTCGCGTTAAATATTAGAACTGCAGTTGGTTGCTTTATTTACACAATCTTTAAAGGGGTCCGTTATATTGGGTTACTTTCAGCGCGCAGTTTTTACACAGATTTATAAGCCAAGACAAGCCTACATTAGACCCTATAGCCTTAGGTTACCATTTTATTAATTCGTTCGGAGGCCACATCGTTTCGCCCGTTTATATCATGCTGTCAATAAAAGCATCTCGAAGGCATAAATGAATtgaaacaaatacaacaaatgtttaaagcaaacttttttttttactttaaattgtatTATGTACTGCTTCACAGTTATAATAGTGCAGTGTAATTAATCTTATTAACTGCAAATGTATTCTTTTTATGTCTGAGTGACTAAAATGtgatttaacatttaaacaagaATATTTCATTGTAAGAGTTTattgcacaaaaaaaacatacattcatatttcatcTCCATTTCACGATATCCATGAAAAGAATGAACCTACCAAGCATCAGTCCTGAAATAGTCGTTTTAGTCACGTAATTAGATGCATTACGATTGTAAGGCGAAGAACGATATCAACGTGTCTGCTTTTGTTCCAAGGTTAGAAGTGTTATGCTGAACTGCTGTGACTACATAATGTGTTGGATCAGTAGCGCTCCCCGTCTGCGCCTCTGACTCTGATACCGCAGCGCAAAAATAGAGACGCAGCTCAGACATCACTGCGTTGCTTTGACTCCGTCTTGAGTATTTTGTGCTGGGCGAGCATTCCTGTGCCCTCTCTTC
This window harbors:
- the nr5a1a gene encoding steroidogenic factor 1a produces the protein MDFTNEDDLEELCPVCGDKVSGYHYGLLTCESCKGFFKRTVQNNKRYTCSQNQDCGIDKTQRKRCPFCRFQKCLSVGMRLEAVRADRMRGGRNKFGPMYKRDRALKQQKRALIRANAFKMESNPPLVPSTQTEYPFPGSLPGLLPPSLAPPDYDCPPICPPSLGVALQSYGSFPAQYQYSTPALASRSIKAEHPDPYSCSPDSSLGYPYPEGCLPASPQTSPLNPTVPSLVLELLSCEPDEEQVRGKICAYLQQEQSGRGKMDKSRPFNLLCIMADQTLFSIVEWARSCIFFKELKVGDQMRLLHNCWSELLLLDHICRQVHHGRESTVLLITGQEMELADVVAEAGPTFSSLVQRAQELACRLQLFQVDRREMACLKFLVLFNPSVKLLENQALVESVQEQVNGVLLEYTLSVYPQHLDRFSQLLLRLPEVRALSAQAEDYLSYKHLNGDVPCNNLLIEMLHAKRAVVM